One part of the Haliotis asinina isolate JCU_RB_2024 chromosome 2, JCU_Hal_asi_v2, whole genome shotgun sequence genome encodes these proteins:
- the LOC137274486 gene encoding uncharacterized protein, protein MDNSSGNNESLGERRTVIYSFKEQPFKSPEDLLEIVANPDLQRVSTKPPYRPKAGEVYVYHHEQTYMDKKTWVYDGYRWRNNGKKKYPKPSPMFEKVYFTIDCADADSVDFRRCVYIPLNKELKYMVVQYFGAASSSSLFSSVERSRPSSRSTLPRLEYLESVDSGNSLLGDQMNLSSFTARDEGNVISQIVEMSLPSTSGIVQKSTVPVSLIPSNNCSSVKDSSDAEMDAWIGNDGGNRFRFSQKTFTEIMKICFEMRNNDYFWSFSSAPEVILIFGSCDLCSDLNDLLLTQDDTIQCLSYSTSPCLDGFFISVLSLHHPKFILMESNSPPVIPLVFMIHQNKSSLSHTNLFNLMMEHLPALKVKASEPCLAIILDNDPNIMAAVEKYLPNVITLLSLSFIRQEAQCWLTKNMHSKRTDRYLADLEDLMKVTSKSEFESLLQSLKHNCSRSWLNFFDSQLKNDIINHCNNWIQIRNKVIHKDVLEENQCSPLEQVLYDLELCHEATMDILIQALYFLHLFIKKELQRGKNGFGLYRLHESHISEFGHSVMVNCPFVGQPSEIVKLVMSRKLASESKTKYSDATCEVHEGEIMPIKEEPAEGEDTSYLVFCDGDMVTGNEINEKDGDNFLSDKFRGQRKRKYPSDDVGN, encoded by the exons ATGGACAATTCCAGTGGAAACAACGAAAGCCTTGGAGAGAGGAGAACTGTTATCTACAGCTTTAAAGAACAACCATTCAAATCACCAGAAGATCTACTGGAAATAGTTG CAAATCCTGATCTTCAGAGAGTGAGCACAAAACCACCTTACCGCCCTAAAGCAGGAGAGGTATACGTCTACCACCATGAACAGACATACATGGATAAAA AAACATGGGTCTATGATGGCTATCGATGGAGAAACaatggcaaaaagaaatacccCAAGCCTTCACCCATGTTTGAGAAAGTGTATTTTACCATTGACTGTGCAGATGCAGATAGTGTTGACTTCCGCCGTTGTGTCTATATCCCGCTCAACAAGGAACTGAAATACATGGTCGTTCAATACTTTGGTGCTGCCTCGTCCTCTTCCTTGTTTTCTTCTGTTGAAAGAAGTCGCCCCTCAAGTCGATCTACCTTACCCAGGTTGGAGTATTTGGAATCTGTGGACAGTGGTAATTCTCTACTTGGTGACCAGATGAATCTTTCTTCATTCACAGCTAGAGATGAAGGAAATGTTATATCTCAGATAGTCGAGATGTCTCTCCCATCCACATCTGGAATAGTTCAGAAATCAACAGTACCAGTAAGCCTCATTCCAAGTAACAACTGTTCCAGTGTCAAAGACTCAAGTGATGCTGAAATGGACGCATGGATAGGAAACGATGGCGGCAACAGGTTCAGATTTAGCCAGAAGACATTCACAGAgattatgaaaatatgttttgaaatgaggAATAACGATTATTTTTGGTCATTCAGCTCAGCTCCAGAAGTTATTCTGATATTTGGGAGCTGTGACCTGTGTTCCGACCTCAATGACCTCTTGTTGACACAGGATGACACCATACAGTGTTTGTCCTATAGCACATCACCATGTCTTGACGGATTTTTCATTTCAGTCTTATCGCTTCACCACCCAAAGTTTATTCTCATGGAATCAAACAGTCCACCTGTTATCCCTCTTGTGTTCATGATCCACCAGAATAAGTCTTCTCTGTCTCATACAAATCTCTTCAATCTCATGATGGAACATCTTCCAGCATTGAAGGTCAAAGCTAGTGAGCCATGTCTTGCAATTATTCTTGACAACGATCCAAACATTATGGCTGCAGTTGAGAAATACCTCCCAAATGTCATCACCCTTCTGTCTCTTTCTTTCATCAGACAGGAGGCTCAGTGCTGGCTGACTAAGAACATGCATTCTAAAAGAACTGACCGTTACTTGGCTGATTTGGAGGATCTGATGAAAGTTACCTCCAAGTCAGAATTTGAATCACTTCTCCAGAGTcttaagcacaactgcagtaGATCCTGGCTGAATTTCTTTGATAGCCAACTCAAGAATGACATAATCAACCATTGCAACAACTGGATTCAGATTAGAAACAAGGTCATTCACAAGGATGTCCTTGAGGAAAACCAATGCTCTCCGTTGGAACAAGTGTTGTATGACCTTGAACTCTGTCATGAGGCAACCATGGATATCTTAATCCAAGCTTTGTATTTCCTTCACTTGTTTATCAAGAAAGAGCTTCAGAGAGGCAAAAATGGATTTGGCTTGTACAGGCTTCATGAAAGTCATATTTCAGAGTTTGGACATTCAGTCATGGTGAACTGTCCATTTGTGGGTCAACCTTCAGAAATAGTTAAGCTGGTTATGAGTAGGAAATTAGCAAGTGAAAGTAAGACGAAGTACAGTGACGCCACCTGTGAGGTTCATGAAGGGGAGATAATGCCAATCAAGGAGGAGCCAGCAGAGGGAGAAGATACAAGTTATCTTGTTTTCTGTGATGGAGATATGGTCACTGGAAATGAAATCAATGAAAAAGATGGTGACAATTTTCTGAGTGATAAATTTAGAGGTCAACGAAAAAGGAAATACCCATCTGATGATGTTGGGAACTGA